Proteins encoded in a region of the Chryseobacterium piperi genome:
- a CDS encoding T9SS-dependent choice-of-anchor J family protein produces MKKVVLFSLLIVSKLLSAQYPVWTNSFDSTSDMQGWSFHDLNGNGNGWIQGPNIYHNGTALQYGSAGSLRYSISSVPSGSVAGFGTENDWAISPQIDLSSSGGTITLAAYIGRQRTTHQIVGRYLYIYVSTDQKPVPELADFQALAVDANGNNIVSPYVISAGGGGNPFPNDLNQFVESLVDLSAFAGKKIYIGLWSNRATGDTTNVPNININEMAIYTSVLKTQDVKKVKDLTLVMQNPVVASLMLKLNPAFRENATTVTVFNMAGQSVLNTRYSREMNVTGLSSGNYVAVVSDGILSEKVKFIKK; encoded by the coding sequence ATGAAAAAAGTAGTTTTATTCTCTCTCTTAATTGTATCAAAGTTATTGTCTGCCCAATATCCGGTTTGGACCAATTCTTTTGATTCAACAAGTGATATGCAGGGGTGGTCTTTCCATGATCTAAACGGAAATGGAAACGGATGGATACAGGGACCGAATATTTATCATAACGGTACTGCTCTGCAGTATGGTTCAGCAGGTTCTTTACGCTACTCAATAAGCAGTGTTCCTTCCGGAAGTGTAGCGGGATTTGGTACTGAAAATGACTGGGCGATTTCTCCGCAAATTGACTTGTCTTCATCGGGCGGGACGATTACTTTGGCAGCTTATATCGGTCGTCAAAGAACAACCCATCAGATTGTTGGAAGATACCTTTATATTTATGTAAGTACCGATCAAAAGCCGGTGCCGGAATTAGCCGATTTTCAGGCATTGGCAGTAGATGCCAACGGAAATAACATTGTAAGTCCTTATGTGATCAGTGCTGGTGGTGGAGGTAACCCTTTTCCCAACGACTTGAATCAGTTTGTAGAAAGCCTTGTTGATCTTTCTGCTTTCGCAGGAAAAAAGATCTATATCGGATTATGGTCAAACAGAGCCACTGGAGATACGACCAATGTGCCTAATATCAACATTAATGAAATGGCGATTTATACTTCGGTTCTAAAAACACAGGATGTAAAAAAAGTAAAAGATCTTACCTTGGTGATGCAGAATCCGGTTGTAGCATCTTTAATGCTAAAGCTTAATCCTGCCTTCAGGGAAAATGCAACAACGGTTACAGTATTTAATATGGCCGGACAATCAGTTCTTAATACCCGATACAGCAGAGAAATGAATGTGACCGGGTTGTCTTCAGGTAATTATGTTGCTGTAGTATCAGACGGAATATTGTCTGAGAAAGTGAAGTTCATCAAAAAATAA
- a CDS encoding S41 family peptidase, whose translation MGKFFTFNRLALISLISIMAFSCRSEEEAIPDFPDGSVESANVWVQDQMKRYYYWADQMSSKPDYHLPVKKFFTSLLSQNDRFSSIVNTEDPTTYLRTVRNMYGFDYAVLQLANGQITAVIKLVLQNSPAQNAGLQRGMIIKKINGSLITASNAESLLNSIPNNTTLDLMVGNWKDGNIENEKNIKVYCGFSLDQPIISKIFEQNGKKTGYLYIYDFPDGMSHSLNQKFAEFKANGVKDLVVDLRYNYGGSVASAAALCSLIPLGIASGSPFIIYKGNKNGGEVKKTFAEQIAYDPTAVDFATLHANALGLGRVFILTSRNTASASEIVINNLKPYVQVIQVGGTTLGKDMAGFSISDDRKPKKISWQLHPVIYKVYNANGHGEYNNGISPQVPVDEYASLPLMPLGQADETLLQTVLGKIYSKSVQENTIQVKILSESERPFSLSNSKRY comes from the coding sequence ATGGGTAAATTTTTTACATTTAATAGACTGGCTTTAATCTCTCTGATTTCAATAATGGCTTTTTCATGCAGGTCTGAAGAAGAAGCAATTCCTGATTTTCCCGATGGAAGTGTGGAGTCTGCTAATGTGTGGGTACAGGACCAAATGAAACGATATTATTATTGGGCAGATCAGATGTCTTCGAAACCGGATTATCATCTGCCTGTCAAGAAATTTTTTACAAGTCTTTTATCTCAGAATGATCGTTTTTCAAGTATTGTTAATACTGAAGATCCCACAACCTATTTACGTACCGTCCGGAATATGTATGGATTTGATTATGCTGTTCTTCAACTTGCCAACGGGCAGATAACGGCTGTAATTAAACTAGTCTTACAGAATTCTCCTGCTCAAAATGCAGGTTTGCAGCGCGGGATGATCATAAAGAAAATTAATGGAAGCCTGATCACGGCTTCCAATGCAGAAAGTCTTCTTAACTCTATTCCCAATAATACAACCCTTGACCTTATGGTAGGAAACTGGAAAGACGGGAATATTGAGAATGAAAAAAATATAAAGGTGTATTGTGGCTTTTCTCTTGATCAGCCTATTATCTCTAAAATTTTTGAACAAAATGGTAAAAAGACAGGATACTTATATATTTACGATTTCCCGGATGGAATGTCTCATAGTCTTAATCAGAAATTTGCAGAATTTAAAGCTAATGGGGTAAAGGATCTTGTGGTAGATCTCAGATATAATTACGGCGGATCAGTAGCATCAGCAGCGGCATTATGTTCACTGATTCCTTTGGGAATAGCTTCCGGTTCTCCCTTTATTATCTATAAAGGGAATAAAAATGGAGGTGAAGTTAAAAAGACATTTGCAGAACAGATTGCCTATGACCCTACTGCTGTTGACTTTGCAACGCTTCATGCTAATGCATTAGGGTTGGGCCGGGTTTTTATTCTTACATCAAGGAATACAGCATCCGCATCCGAAATAGTAATCAATAACCTTAAACCTTATGTGCAGGTGATACAAGTGGGAGGTACTACTCTTGGGAAAGATATGGCAGGCTTTTCCATTTCAGATGATCGTAAGCCCAAGAAAATCTCATGGCAGTTGCATCCTGTTATTTATAAGGTATACAATGCGAACGGGCATGGAGAATATAACAATGGAATTTCACCACAGGTTCCGGTAGATGAATATGCTTCATTACCATTAATGCCTCTAGGGCAGGCTGATGAAACTTTACTTCAGACTGTTTTAGGGAAGATTTACTCCAAATCTGTTCAGGAAAATACAATTCAGGTGAAAATACTTTCTGAAAGTGAAAGACCATTTTCACTATCTAATAGTAAGCGATATTAA
- a CDS encoding TonB-dependent receptor, protein MRNLKCSLTVAVIFFATTVDAQELTMKVSFSAPAGKPLINTLEEFADKTRMRLVYSKEDIKDFKVREVRCDYISVTECLKNITDNLPVAVRQRGELLSVKYQGSNMSVSAVQGNGRLTGKIVDEVGNPIVKAEVNVAGKTAATDNNGDFSINVPAGVYTLTVKASGYSSLRVEKLQVITDEINTVSFAMKHISNKEMNIKEVVITGVRKADTQAGLLAQQKRAAQMSDGISAEQISKTPDNDVGGTLKRVTGVTTIDNKYVVVRSMGERWNTAAMDGINLPSTEAYNQNFSFDIIPTAMVESVVVSKTATPDMNASFAGGYVEVRTKDIPNENFTTVNIGSSYNDISTFKEFITKKRGKYDYWGYDDGTRDFPKGLEATDWNNPLFFEQSKRFTNDNFTNYSTTANLNSNMQVALGRNYRLKNNNKWGFAAAITTRNEQNKLDIDHTGRGGWMDNAGLVIGWEKLGVAPVSFFNFKNKGASYSYNSTIGGMLNFGLQLGKNRISFRNSYTHIYDQTLTRITGWNEYVNGSGDATIPYNYFYYGILPPNTDLKFVDRPITETTDYPVYQTLLQNKLEGSHKIGNKEISWFAARTGVTSDTKDYTQYQTNYNFIGNEILSYNQIYNSGNNFARGYIANKETDYNYGASFKWSMDTGDFKNDVKVGYAGALKNNTNQQQKFFLRVDENRDVPNSEKNSLIMYGALAGWFDGSHYNPGGIGWQTKALYKNDKYEGKVTQHAPFIMFDNRWKNKLRLVWGMRAEYFRYDLISQQQDPSDNKNVIKAPIKEKAWQWMPSANFTYSPSNNINVRLAYNRSVIRPQFNERTGLPYFDPIANGLIYNTEMTSAVINNYDFKFEWFPGLGEIISAGLYYKNIDRPIEREGYISQEGNLFLYNGNSKNAKLKGFEVEVRKSLGFIKEGTFLKDLFISGNFTYNDTKVVAFKDRYKTEDTDPTYEVDRPLYGQTPYAYNLGLLYNGNRLGLSFLYNAKGDQYVTVGYAYIGEEIQRPYAVADAQISYRLLKDKNLEIKFNVRNLFNRVREYYNNFNSYSVSKGDGSSYDTQRESLGLLPGATSKYDKDIDRILFRAYNGRLFGLSVGYTF, encoded by the coding sequence ATGAGAAATTTGAAATGCAGTCTTACGGTAGCGGTGATCTTTTTTGCCACAACAGTAGACGCGCAGGAGTTGACGATGAAAGTATCTTTTTCTGCCCCGGCCGGAAAACCTTTGATCAATACATTGGAAGAATTCGCAGATAAAACGAGGATGCGTTTGGTGTATTCAAAAGAAGATATTAAAGACTTTAAAGTGAGAGAGGTAAGATGTGATTATATTTCTGTAACCGAATGTCTGAAAAATATTACAGATAACCTTCCCGTGGCTGTACGTCAGAGAGGAGAGTTGCTCTCAGTGAAATATCAAGGCTCCAACATGTCTGTATCTGCAGTACAGGGAAATGGAAGGCTTACAGGAAAAATTGTAGATGAGGTAGGAAATCCTATTGTAAAAGCAGAAGTAAATGTTGCAGGAAAGACTGCAGCAACGGATAATAATGGAGATTTCAGCATCAATGTGCCTGCAGGAGTTTATACCCTTACGGTGAAGGCATCAGGCTACAGTTCATTAAGAGTAGAGAAGTTGCAGGTAATTACTGATGAAATTAATACTGTTTCTTTTGCGATGAAGCATATCTCTAATAAAGAAATGAATATTAAGGAGGTTGTAATAACAGGTGTACGTAAGGCGGATACGCAGGCAGGTCTTTTAGCTCAACAAAAAAGAGCAGCTCAAATGAGTGATGGAATTTCTGCTGAGCAAATATCCAAAACTCCTGATAATGATGTAGGAGGTACTCTTAAAAGAGTTACAGGAGTGACTACGATCGATAATAAGTATGTGGTGGTACGTTCAATGGGAGAACGTTGGAATACCGCAGCAATGGATGGAATTAATTTACCGAGTACAGAAGCATACAACCAGAATTTTTCTTTTGATATTATTCCTACCGCTATGGTAGAAAGTGTGGTGGTCAGCAAAACGGCAACACCGGATATGAATGCCAGCTTTGCGGGAGGTTATGTAGAAGTGCGAACAAAAGATATTCCCAACGAAAATTTTACAACAGTAAATATTGGCTCTTCTTATAATGATATCTCAACATTTAAAGAGTTTATTACCAAGAAGCGAGGGAAGTATGATTATTGGGGGTATGATGACGGAACAAGGGATTTCCCAAAAGGTTTGGAAGCTACAGACTGGAATAACCCTTTGTTTTTTGAGCAATCAAAGCGATTTACCAATGATAATTTTACGAATTATTCAACGACAGCTAATCTTAATTCTAATATGCAGGTTGCTTTAGGAAGGAATTACAGGCTGAAAAATAATAATAAATGGGGTTTTGCTGCGGCTATTACAACAAGAAATGAACAAAATAAACTTGATATTGACCATACCGGAAGAGGAGGCTGGATGGATAATGCGGGATTGGTTATTGGCTGGGAAAAATTGGGAGTTGCCCCGGTAAGCTTTTTTAATTTTAAAAATAAAGGAGCATCCTATAGTTATAATTCGACCATAGGAGGAATGTTGAACTTCGGTTTGCAGCTTGGCAAAAACAGGATCTCTTTCCGTAATTCCTATACCCATATTTATGATCAGACCCTGACGAGGATTACCGGCTGGAATGAATATGTAAATGGAAGCGGAGATGCCACCATTCCGTATAATTATTTTTACTACGGTATTCTTCCTCCCAATACAGATCTGAAGTTCGTAGACCGACCGATTACAGAGACAACAGATTATCCGGTGTATCAAACCTTGCTCCAAAACAAATTGGAAGGAAGTCATAAAATAGGAAACAAAGAGATCAGCTGGTTTGCTGCCAGAACAGGTGTCACTTCGGATACAAAAGATTATACTCAGTATCAGACCAATTATAATTTCATAGGAAACGAAATTTTAAGTTATAATCAGATCTATAACTCCGGAAATAATTTTGCCAGAGGATATATTGCCAATAAAGAGACTGATTATAATTATGGAGCTTCATTCAAATGGAGTATGGATACCGGAGATTTTAAAAATGATGTTAAAGTAGGTTATGCAGGGGCTTTAAAAAATAATACCAATCAGCAACAGAAATTTTTTCTTAGAGTGGACGAAAACCGTGATGTTCCCAACAGTGAAAAAAACAGTCTGATTATGTATGGTGCACTTGCGGGGTGGTTTGATGGTTCTCATTACAATCCTGGCGGTATCGGATGGCAAACTAAAGCACTTTATAAAAATGATAAATACGAAGGTAAAGTAACTCAGCATGCTCCTTTCATTATGTTTGATAACCGTTGGAAGAATAAACTCAGATTGGTTTGGGGAATGCGTGCAGAATACTTTAGATATGATCTTATTTCTCAGCAGCAGGATCCGAGTGATAATAAAAATGTGATTAAAGCACCTATTAAAGAAAAAGCATGGCAGTGGATGCCTTCAGCGAATTTTACTTATAGTCCTTCTAACAATATCAATGTGAGATTAGCTTATAACAGATCGGTTATTCGGCCTCAGTTTAACGAAAGAACAGGGTTGCCTTATTTTGATCCGATTGCGAACGGTCTTATCTATAATACGGAAATGACTTCGGCTGTCATCAATAATTATGATTTCAAGTTTGAGTGGTTTCCGGGTCTGGGAGAAATAATTTCTGCAGGATTGTATTATAAAAATATTGATCGGCCGATTGAGCGAGAGGGTTATATTTCTCAAGAAGGAAACCTGTTTCTTTATAATGGAAATTCTAAAAATGCAAAATTAAAAGGATTTGAAGTAGAAGTAAGAAAAAGCTTAGGCTTTATCAAGGAAGGTACTTTCCTGAAAGATCTTTTTATCAGTGGAAATTTCACGTACAATGATACTAAAGTGGTGGCTTTCAAAGACCGGTATAAAACTGAAGATACCGATCCAACCTATGAAGTAGATCGTCCTCTGTATGGACAGACGCCTTATGCCTACAATTTAGGCTTGCTATATAATGGTAACCGTTTAGGTTTGAGTTTTTTATACAATGCTAAAGGTGATCAGTATGTAACCGTTGGGTATGCTTATATCGGTGAAGAAATTCAAAGGCCTTACGCCGTGGCAGATGCTCAGATTTCATATAGACTTTTAAAAGATAAGAACCTGGAGATCAAGTTTAACGTAAGAAACCTCTTCAACAGGGTAAGGGAATATTATAATAATTTCAATTCCTACTCGGTGTCCAAAGGTGACGGAAGTTCTTATGATACACAAAGAGAATCTCTGGGGCTTTTACCCGGAGCAACAAGCAAATATGATAAAGATATCGATAGAATATTATTCAGAGCTTACAATGGGAGGCTATTCGGCTTATCAGTAGGATATACCTTTTAG